The Rosa rugosa chromosome 1, drRosRugo1.1, whole genome shotgun sequence genomic sequence aacttatttatttatttactttctacaccttttatttttctttttctttttcatcccCATCTTTTTCTGTTTCATAATGAAAAAAGAGTCAAACAAATGGGAAGGGAGAAATGTCTTGAAAATTCAATTGCTCTAGACCTACAATCAAACATAAATCAAATGAAAATTTCAATTGCATTTGTTCACGACTCATTGAAACATTAAAATATTGAAACAACTTTTGCCTTATATGCTAGAAGAAAAATCATGATTAGATTAAACTTGACACAATCATTAATCTAATCAGCCATTTATGACTTACAAGGACTTGGGTCAAGTCAAAATTATCATTAGAGATTATCACTAGTGACATAATTAAACTAGAACATGAAAAGCTTGCTAGCTTCAAGGTGAAAAATCCTATGGATATTTGTATTGTGAATGGATGACAATGCATGTTCTTTAATTAAGAGCTGTCTGAGCCTAGCTTATGAAGGTGCTCAACCATACATAATGACCGAGTCCCACTTTAAAACTAGACAATGATGCTCGCTAAGATAGCTAGGCTTTGCTTCCGAGTTTTGAATATATATAGGAATTTTGACTCAATGAGATGAGAAAGCGATGTTTAACAACTAGCTATATTGAAGAAACTAGCTAGATTGAGAACTACTACCACGAGTTTTTTTGTCTACATCATGAACCATGCATATAGATGTTGAAATAAAGTTTCTTCAAAAAAAGATTCATATATTGATGTCCTCAAGGACGTAAGCGCATCTAGTATCTTTCAACTACACGTTTTACCATATTAAGAATGAACATTACGCATTGTTGATGATCATTAACCAGCCAATCACCTTCCATGTGCATTATTGGTGATCATATACCTCTATAGCTGTATTCTCTTTCACATTACATACTTGTGATGTGTTGTGAGTTTCAATTTTTTCgtatggtatatatatatatatatatatatatatatatatatatatatatatatatatatatatatacacacaatacGTATATATAAGAATATTAAAAAGTTTGATGAGTGTGTATTACGATCCACAAAATTTGAAACCAGAATGGTAAATAGGTTATAGACACAAATTTGACTTATTTCCACATACGTACTAGTACAACTATCATTGTGCATTATTGGCGATTATATCTTGTTTTCTCCTTCATATATCACGTATATACTTATATTTGAGTTCTAAACTTCACTTTTTCCGAGTTAAAACTTATATTTGTCACATAAATCTTGTAACTACTAAACATGTATACGTACACCAATCATATGGATACTAAACAAGATTATAGCGATGAGTGGACTACCTTAGCTAGCTGGCTCCAACATGCATAATTATTGTATGCGTtgaattattttcttttctatggGGTTGGTGAACTTCTGAGCTAGCTTCCTCTTTTAGGCTCGAGTgaaattttcttctttctcaaaAAGGAACTTGCATGTGAAAGACTTGCTCTGTTAATTATGTAGATAAAAGAAGACTTGTTCTGGCTTCACATACACGGTGTTTTGTATGGGATTTGTGGCAGAACTTCTGAGCTTCCCTTTTTAGGCTTCAGTAGAACTTTCTTCTTTCTCAAAAAGAACTTGCATATGGAAACTTGCTTAGGTGTGTAGATAAAAGAAGAATTGGTTTGGCTTCATACACATAATGCTATCGATTACCATCTTGTTTGTACGTGGACAAAGTCCTCCATACCACAGTAGAGTTGGAAGATTACACACTATAAATTGAGTGTCATCAGATCGAAGTGTTCATGAGTTTAAGTTTGAGCTAGCCTTGAGTACTTTACAATTGAGACAGCTTCTAAAAACACCGTAGCTACCTCTTTCTTGCTAGCTCCTCCCTTGGTAAGAACCTAGATAGGCTTAGTGATCATCCAAACATATCTTCTAACTAGCTACTTGATCCTTCTATACAACTATTATTACTTCAAATCTCCCACCTAGCTAGATAGTTCTGTCCCCTGCCCGTGCATTCTTATTTTTCAAGGCATTTTGGGTTATCAACGGTCTtagttttgttgttgtttgggTCAAAATGTTTACCTGATCGAGTGATCAATCTCAATCAATTGATCGACTCGTAATGTGTTAGCAGTGTGTTAATTACGAATAATACCCAACAGAAATACAAATGGAGTTTCTGATTATCTTGTTTTTCCTTCTGAAAGTTTTGTTTGGTATATATTTGAAGCCAGTATTTACTACGTATATAATCTTCCAACTCGATCTTCTTTAAATTCTTTCTCATTCTTATATATTGTTCTATAAAATGAAACGAGATCTGTTTGAGTTGGGTACTGCGATTATCTTGTGTTTTTCAagctagcatttttttttcctgtcaaACTTTAGCAATCTTTTTTTTACTCGTCGACATTCACTTTCTCAAACGTCTTTAATTTGTTACACATTCAATTACATATCTTCAAATTTTCTGCTTATAAATACCTACATCTTGCTTGGCAGATCTATTGGTAAAAACCAGTTTATTAGTACCATTGATGAATATGATGATCGATCTCGATCTTTCAATTGGTATATATTTGCTAGTGATGGCTAAATGTTTAAGTTGCCAAAACTATTACAATTCTAGATCTTCTCACTTTGTGCATGCTGTTCTGGCCTTTTCCTGTGTCATTGTGAGCTATGCTTATTTGAGTTTTTACATGCATGTTAACAGGAGCTTTGTGATCTGAAACTCATGGCTGGACGACTGGGGCTACTTGCTTGGGTGATCTTCATCCTGTCCGCTTCAGCAATCGTTAACAACAACTCAGTCCTTCTTCAAGCTGCAGCTCTTACCAATGACATCGGCGCAAACTATCATATCCATAACAGTACTGGTGCTAGCGGTAATTTATCCAAGGTGTTCGAGATTTTGGTCAAATGTGGCGGCATAAGAAATATGAGGGTCTTTTCAGATGAGATCAATGCCCCATATCTAGATTACTATGGAGCCTCCACTGGCATTGCTCTCACTGTTAGCATATCAAATTCTGATGTGCAAAGGTTCGCTGCAAGCTTTGAAGACTTAACCAAGTGGCACCAAGATGTTTTGTATTCCTTACATATCACATTTGATGTCAAGTACATCACTGTTGGTAACGAAGCAATCCCCGGTCCCTCTACCGATGATGTTCTGACCGTAATGAAGTCTGTACAACTGCTGAACAATTATAGCTCTTTTGGGGACATCAAGGTGACAACCTCTGTGGGATCAAGTGTTTTGGGGGATTGGTATCTACCGTCTAGTGGGGAGTTCAAACCAAATGCTAGCAGAGCCATGACTGACATACTTGGATTTCTATCAGCGTCTCAAGCACCTCTCATGATAAATGTGTACCCCTACTATGCATATGCAGCTGATCCGGCCAATGTGCCGCTAGATTATGCACTCTTAAACGCCACCTACCCTATGGTTCATGATGGCTCATTGGAATACAGTAACTTGTTTGATGCAATGGTGGACTCCTTTTACTCTGCCATGGAGAAAGTTGACTACTCAGACGTGAGCATTGTGGTGTCCGAGAGTGGGTGGCCTCGTGATGGGAATTACAACTTCACCACACCGGAACTTGCAGCCACATACAACAGGAATTTCCTGCTACGCATCAGCTCAAAGGTGGGAACACCCAAGAGACCTGGTGCTTCTGTTAAGGGATACATATATGAGCTGTTTGATGGTAAAAGCCCTCACTTTGGACTCTTCGATGAGACCTTTGAACCTATCTATCCTCTGTTCCAGTGTTCCTTCTAGGAGAATTGCCATGTTATACTAAGACAATGTTGTTTTTAGCTATATATTAATTAATGAAATAAAATGTGGCATTATTATGATCGATCAGTACATACTTGGCTGAGTTATTCATATTTCAATCTCAGGGCACTTTCATGCAGACACTGTCACACTAGTTTGTTTCTTAATAGCCTCCAATTAATCCATTACCTCTGCCaagatatatatttatatatatatggcaacTAAAACCACctccaaaaataatatggcTGGTTATTGGCTTATTATATTCGGCCTCTGGCTTCTTTGTTTTCTCAGTGTATGTTTGGGTGTTTGTCCCCCTTTGGTAATCTCATTCAAATATATTCTGAAAACTTACTTAGTGGGATCTAAATGAATGCCTTATGAATAAATAAGACTGAAATTTAGTGCCTGCTAAGCTACTAGTTAACTTCACCAGCTTTTGATGTTAGCTAGTGACTTAccgaaaaaaaggaaaaagaaaaaaaagagaagctaTTTTGGGTTTGTTTCGGGTCAGTTTGAACCCAAAGATCACCCGACCCGACCCATTTATGAGCCGATTAAAGGCTAGAGAGTCTAGGTCATACACAGTGACCCAGAAGCCAGAGAGAGACTCAGAGCTTAGAGAGGtaatcgaagaagaagaagaagagaggaatgGCTTCGAACGCAGCGGTGCCGTTTTGGCGATCGGCCGGTATGACCTACATCACCTACTCCAACATCTGCGCCAGTCTCGTTCGCAATTGCCTCAAGGAGCCTCACAAGACCGAGGCCATCTCCCGCGAGAAGGTCCATTTCTCCGTCTCCAAGTGGGCCGACGGCAAGCCCGAGAAGCCCAGTAAGCccttctctccttctctctcagatctaGGGTTGATTCCACTAAAAAGTTCCGTCTTTTTTTCATCGTTGTTAGTTGTTACTCTTGGAATTGGGGGTAAAGTTTTGATTGTTAGAGCTGAAAAGATTGCTAATTTGGATTTAGTGTGATTTGGTGATTGAGATTAAAATTTCTTAACAACAATGAGATTCTGCAATGTTGGTTTGTCAAAGTGTGGCTTTGGGGTGAAACTCCATGGGCTTGCATATTCGTTCTTTTCGAAAAGGTTCTTTCTTTTGATGTGAAATATGACTAGTTTTCGCTTCTTAGAACCCAGGATGAAAGGAAGCAGATACTTGTTGTAGGATGAGGGATTCGTGTTTATGATGGTGTATGAAAATTAAATGGCATTTTTTGGGTCTTAGGTGGAAGTAGTGGGTGATCGGAGTTTTGTTGTGAAGTGGATTGCAATCCTTCTCTATATGTCAGCTTCATTGTATTGCTTAGAGTTGGAGTTCAGGTTCTCGTTTTTGGGCTCAACTGCCTTCATGTAAGGTGTCAAACCCAGGTGAACTCTCTTAGAAGAGTCTGTGCCATGACTCACAGGGTCATTTGAGAGGATATTGTTTCTTATATGTTGCATGAAGTTTCCTTATACGTTTGCGATAATGCAAAAGATGCCTTCATGTAAGGTGTCAAACCCAGGTGAACTCTCTTAGAAGAGTCTGTGCCATGACTCACAGGGTCATTTGAGAGGATATTGTTTCTTATATGTTGCATGAAGTTTCCTTATACGTTTGCGATAATGCAAAAGCTAGTGAGTAAAATATAACACAATTTTCTCATGATGACTTATGAGGAAAACTTTAGTCTATTCTAAGAGTACCTATTCAAACCTGTTTTTTTTCTGAGAGTGAATGTCTGCTATTTTTCCTCAGATCTCAGATATGCAATTTTCATCTAAAATTTGTGGTAAAGCAAAATGAGCAAGGAAAACTTGCCGCATATTTGTATGATGACTTTTGATAAAAACTAAATGCATTCTTAGAGCACCTTTTCCAACTTTTGGTCTAAAAGTGAATTGAAGTTACGTCTTCTTGGTAATATATTGCAATTCTTCCTAGTTCTATTAGAACTCCTCTTTGGGCTCGGCTGCCTTCATGTAAGGAATTGAACCCAGGAGAGCTCCCTCAAAAGAGTTCCTGCTGTGATTTTGCAGGAACTGTTTGAAAGAAATAAGAAACGTTATATATAGCTTGATTAGGATTTCTTGGAGAATTCTCTGTGTCTTAGTAGGGGAGTTCGATTAAACCTATGGTTTCTATGAGTTAAAGGAGGAGGAAATTGTATAACAGTTGGAGCTATTAGAAACATCTAGGTATGCATACAAGAAACTGTCATGGAGTATTTTACTGCATATGTACACATTTCATCACTGGCGCTGACATTTCTGGTACTGCATTAAATTTGCCGCAAACATGTAGGTTTATATTGCCATATCTCTTTGAATGGACTTGGTTTAAGTTCACTTTGTCCTACCAACTGCAATGCTTACTTTTTACACAAGTTTTAACTGGGTAATCATAATATAGGTTGCATATTATCAACATGGACAGATGGAGTATTAAGACATGATTATGACTTTTTGTTAGTATGCAAAGTTTTTAATAATGACTGGTAGCATATGGAATTTTGTTTGCTTGCTGGCTACTTAAGACAAGCGGCTAGCAATGCACTTGGAAGGGCCAGTGGTTTCATCTAAATGTTATTATTTCAATTCTTTATTACTGTTGATGGGGTGGCATCTTATTAATGTGATTATAATGTTTCACAGGAATGCCAATATCTGTTTGCCAACTGTGTAGATAATTTTTATTATGTTGGGCCTGTTTTCTTACGTTTGTTATTTCTTTAACAGCTATTCGTACGGATCAACCAGAATGAGCTGAGAACTGCTGAAGTGATCATGTCTTTGGGTTACATAGATGCTTTCTCCTTTTTCTATTTCTTGTCAATTTGAGAGATGTGATTACATCGGGTTTTCATATGCCCGAAACTTTCAGATGAGGACTGAATTCTGTGTTTTTGAGCGATCTTTCTCATTAATAATGTAATACACTGATTAAGTGCCTAATTTGCCTATTAATATAATCTCGCGTCAATACTGCTCCTTTCACAAATTTAGAATCATTTGTAGATTGAGAATGCTTTAATTTAGTTAGCTATACAAGGGCTAGCAGGAGCCACAAACTCTGGCATGCAATAAAGTTCCGCTATGAAATTCCATTTGTTTGGAGTGTTGTCACAGAATTGATTTGATTAACCTTGTGCCTAACTGCCTATCCATATTGGAAATTTTCGAAACTCACTCTTATATCTGAGTTGAATGTATCAGGATTGCCGAAACAATGATACAATCCTATATTTATATTCACGTGGACTATAAATCTTCACGCTGAGGATATTGTGCATGGTTTATAAACTCCACAAAGACATCTCACTTGGCATTTTTTGGGATTACTGAGAACATAGAAACTAATTAGTGTTTCTTGCAATTGTTGCGGCAAGTTTCTGCATTGCTTTCATCAACTGTATCCATGAAACAGGAGAAGTTCATCAGGAAAGTAACAGAGATATGCAAATGTTTATAAGAAACATTCCaaagagagaaatagaaatacCGATGAGACTTTGGCGATTAGGGAGAACACCACACTGGAGCAAACAAAACTCATGGCATTCTTCTTTGCCTATCTTCGTAAGCAACTGAGCTTCATCTTAAATCAAATAATTCCACCAGCACCCTAATTAGGGCCAGTATCAGCTTCTATTGCAACTTGTGAAACCATGATTAACATATCACAGTTATCATCTCACATACCCTCAAATCAGTTCCTGCATAGCTCCTTTATTTGTAACTAAAAGTAATACAAAATCCATATACGTTTATAAGATACAACTACAACTGTTGTGTTTCTTTATTATCTTGTATTGTTAGTTTGCATTATAAATATGAAAATTATTCGGCACGAAAAGTGATTCATTATATTTACTTCAAAAGTCCAAGAGATTACTTGAAAGTTGGTAGAGAATGTTTCATATTTGCTTATGGATGTGGCTTGTATCAATAAGCAACTTTTTTTCGTTCGATCTTTTTACTTTTCGTGCAAACTAACAATGTTTTGACAACAACAAGCATATAATGAGGCAAGGGCTGTTGAATAGACTAGCAACAGAGACAGGGATATACATGTCTATCACAGCCTGGTTCGACTTCGACGTACTGCTCGAGTTTCATGTGTAGACTGGTAATTCTGACTACAAATTTTGAGCAAGTAGCATTCAAGCATGATCACAAAGGTGATACAGCTCTTGAGCAACTAAGCATTCCTTCTGACATTTTTCATTGTTAAAAATGTGATCAATGTTATTAGCACGATTGAGTTTCCCCCCGTAACAagtcttctttcttttcacccCTATTCATTCTCTCCCTTCTCAACCCCATTCAAGTTCACTAAATGCACCCTTAATGTGGTAATTGAGAAAATGAGAAATAGTTATATGAACTCACAATTATATGCAACTCTCAAGTCAATTTACAATTTAATTAAGTATGAAGTTGATTTCGTATGACGATAGCTTTGAACAATATTATATTCCAAAATGATGTCTTATATAATGAAATTGACATCATGCCTATAATATCtaatatattacaaaaaaagaagtttttttttaatttattattattattattattattatcaagaagaaacttcattaataatgaactggataCAATGAGTTTTGGCAACATCTCATACACAGAAATGACCATTgaacttcacactggaactccaaAATGACTGACTGACGGAGCCAAAAAAAGTCCCGACTCAACTACAGACTAAAACTTGCACAACAATTAAAAGGCAAGGACAATATGTgcaggagcagtgaatccttgacacacaactttgtcaacactaactcgccaatcagagtcctcctgacctgcctttgatcgaccaagtctacactcgttgtgacttcgaacccgaccaaaaTGAAATGCTGGACCATCAGACCTGAGACTAAATTAAACCCAATACCATTGCCATCCTAATGTCAACACCGTCAATCCACaaatgctccaaatcgccatcacctCCGACCCGAAATCAAACAggaacaaaaaaagaagttgaataTTGAGTTTCAACTTATATTTTCAATAGttaaaaattcaatttcaacaATAGTGCTAGAGACACCAAAATAGTATACCAAATTCTAatcccaaatgatgtggcattTGCCACCTCATCCGTAGTAATTTCCAACATGTAAT encodes the following:
- the LOC133742731 gene encoding probable glucan endo-1,3-beta-glucosidase BG4, encoding MAGRLGLLAWVIFILSASAIVNNNSVLLQAAALTNDIGANYHIHNSTGASGNLSKVFEILVKCGGIRNMRVFSDEINAPYLDYYGASTGIALTVSISNSDVQRFAASFEDLTKWHQDVLYSLHITFDVKYITVGNEAIPGPSTDDVLTVMKSVQLLNNYSSFGDIKVTTSVGSSVLGDWYLPSSGEFKPNASRAMTDILGFLSASQAPLMINVYPYYAYAADPANVPLDYALLNATYPMVHDGSLEYSNLFDAMVDSFYSAMEKVDYSDVSIVVSESGWPRDGNYNFTTPELAATYNRNFLLRISSKVGTPKRPGASVKGYIYELFDGKSPHFGLFDETFEPIYPLFQCSF
- the LOC133725639 gene encoding ATP synthase subunit epsilon, mitochondrial; protein product: MASNAAVPFWRSAGMTYITYSNICASLVRNCLKEPHKTEAISREKVHFSVSKWADGKPEKPTIRTDQPE